The following proteins come from a genomic window of Chionomys nivalis chromosome 9, mChiNiv1.1, whole genome shotgun sequence:
- the Sema6d gene encoding semaphorin-6D isoform X5: protein MRFFLLWFCVLYRLASRLRAISFPEDDEPLNTVDYHYSRQYPVFRGRPSGNESQHRLDFQLMLKIRDTLYIAGRDQVYTVNLNEIPKTEVIPSKKLTWRSRQQDRENCAMKGKHKDECHNFIKVFVPRNDEMVFVCGTNAFNPMCRYYRLNTLEYDGEEISGLARCPFDARQTNVALFADGKLYSATVADFLASDAVIYRSMGDGSALRTIKYDSKWIKEPHFLHAIEYGNYVYFFFREIAVEHNSLGKAVYSRVARICKNDMGGSQRVLEKHWTSFLKARLNCSVPGDSFFYFDVLQSITDIIQINGVPTVIGVFTTQLNSIPGSAVCAFSMDDIEKVFKGRFKEQKTPDSVWTAVPEDKVPKPRPGCCAKHGLAEAYKTSIDFPDETLSFIKSHPLMDSAVPPIADEPWFTKTRVRYRLTAIEVDRAAGPYQNYTVIFVGSEAGVVLKVLAKTSPFSLNDSVLLEEIEAYNQVKCSAESEEDRKVVSLQLDKDHHALYVAFSSCVVRIPLSRCERYGACKKSCIASRDPYCGWLSQGVCERVTIGMLLLTEDFFAFHNHSAGGYEQDMEYGNTAHLGDCHDMEVSSSSVATVASSPEITSKVVDTWRPKLTSSRKFVVQDGPYTSDFTDTISGIPKGVRWEVQSGDSNQMVHMNVLITCVFAAFVLGAFIAGVAVYCYRDMFVRKNRKIHKDAESAQSCTDSSGSFAKLNGLFDSPVKEYQQNIDSPKLYSNLLTSRKELPPNADTKSMVMEHRGQPPELAALPTPESTPVLHQKTLQAMKSHSDKAHGHSASRREHPQCFPSSPPPHSPLSHGHIPSAIVLPNATHDYNTSFSNSNAHKAEKKLQNIDHPLTKSGKREHRRSVDSRNTLNDLLKHLNDPNSNPKAIMGEIHMAHQTLMLDPVGPMSEVPPKVPNREASLYSPPSTLPRNSPTKRVDVPTTPGVPMTSLERQRGYHKNSSQRHSISAVPKNLNSPNGVLLSRQPSMNRGGYMPTPTGAKVDYIQGTPVSVHLQPSLSRQSSYTSNGTLPRTGLKRTPSLKPDVPPKPSFVPQTTSVRPLNKYTY, encoded by the exons ATGAGGTTCTTTCTGCTATGGTTCTGCGTGTTGTACCGTCTGGCCTCCAGGTTACGGGCGATCAGCTTCCCTGAAGACGACGAGCCTCTTAACACTGTCGATTATCACT ATTCAAGGCAATATCCGGTTTTTAGAGGACGCCCTTCAGGCAACGAATCGCAGCATAGGCTGGACTTTCAGCTGATGTTGAAAATTCGAGACACACTTTATATTGCTGGCAG AGATCAAGTCTATACAGTGAACTTAAATGAAATCCCCAAAACAGAGGTCATACCAAGCAAG AAGCTGACGTGGAGGTCCAGACAACAGGATCGAGAAAACTGCGCTATGAAAGGCAAGCATAAA GATGAGTGCCACAACTTCATCAAAGTCTTTGTCCCAAGAAACGATGAGATGGTTTTTGTCTGTGGTACCAATGCTTTCAACCCGATGTGTAGATACTATAGG TTGAATACCTTAGAGTATGATGGGGAAGAAATTAGCGGCCTGGCACGATGCCCATTTGATGCCAGACAAACCAATGTTGCCCTTTTTGCTG ATGGGAAGCTGTATTCTGCCACAGTGGCTGACTTCCTGGCCAGTGATGCTGTGATTTACAGAAGCATGGGAGATGGGTCTGCCCTTCGCACAATAAAATAtgattccaaatggatcaaag AACCACACTTTCTTCATGCCATCGAATATGGAAACTATGTCTATTTCTTCTTCCGAGAAATCGCTGTGGAACACAACAGCTTGGGCAAG GCTGTGTACTCCCGCGTGGCTCGCATTTGTAAGAACGACATGGGTGGCTCACAGCGGGTCCTGGAGAAACATTGGACTTCCTTCCTGAAGGCTCGGCTTAACTGCTCTGTCCCCGGAgattcctttttctattttgacGTCCTGCAGTCCATCACAGACATAATACAAATCAATGGCGTCCCCACCGTGATTGGGGTCTTCACCACGCAGCTCAACAG cATTCCTGGCTCTGCAGTCTGTGCCTTCAGCATGGACGACATTGAGAAAGTGTTCAAAGGGCGATTCAAAGAACAGAAAACCCCTGACTCTGTTTGGACAGCAGTCCCCGAAGACAAAGTACCAAAACCAAG GCCTGGCTGTTGTGCCAAACACGGCCTCGCGGAAGCTTACAAAACCTCCATCGACTTCccagatgagaccctgtctttcaTCAAATCCCATCCCCTGATGGACTCTGCTGTTCCGCCCATCGCTGATGAGCCCTGGTTCACAAAGACACGGGTCAG GTACAGGTTGACGGCCATCGAAGTGGACCGTGCAGCAGGACCCTACCAAAACTACACGGTCATCTTTGTTGGCTCTGAAGCTGGTGTGGTGCTTAAAGTACTGGCGAAGACCAGTCCCTTCTCTTTGAATGACAGTGTATTGCTTGAAGAGATTGAAGCATACAACCAAGTCAA GTGCAGCGCCGAGAGCGAGGAGGACAGGAAGGTCGTCTCGTTACAGTTGGACAAAGATCACCATGCTTTATACGTGGCCTTCTCCAGCTGCGTCGTGCGCATCCCCCTCAGCCGCTGTGAGCGCTATGGAGCCTGTAAAAA GTCCTGCATTGCCTCACGGGACCCGTACTGTGGCTGGTTAAGCCAGGGTGTTTGTGAGAGAGTGACCATAGGAATGCT GCTGTTAACTGAAGACTTCTTTGCTTTCCATAACCACAGCGCTGGAGGATATGAACAAGACATGGAATACGGCAACACGGCCCACCTAGGGGACTGCCACG ACATGGAGGTATCTTCATCTTCTGTTGCCACTGTGGCAAGTAGCCCAGAAATTACATCTAAAGTGGTTGATACCTGGAGACCTAAACTGACGAGCTCCCGGAAATTTGTAGTTCAAGATGGCCCATATACTTCTGATTTTACTGATACTATATCAGGTATCCCAAAGG GTGTTCGGTGGGAAGTCCAATCTGGAGACTCCAACCAGATGGTCCATATGAATGTCCTCATCACCTGTGTGTTTGCCGCTTTCGTCCTGGGTGCGTTCATTGCAGGCGTCGCTGTATACTGCTACCGTGACATGTTTGTTCGCAAGAACAGAAAGATCCATAAAGACGCCGAATCGGCCCAGTCATGCACCGACTCCAGTGGAAGCTTTGCCAAGTTGAATGGCCTCTTTGACAGTCCTGTCAAGGAATACCAACAGAACATTGATTCTCCTAAACTCTATAGTAACCTGCTGACCAGTCGGAAGGAGCTGCCACCCAACGCGGATACAAAATCCATGGTCATGGAGCATCGAGGCCAGCCTCCAGAGCTGGCTGCTCTCCCCACACCCGAGTCCACTCCTGTGCTCCACCAGAAGACCCTGCAGGCCATGAAGAGCCACTCCGACAAGGCCCATGGCCACAGTGCTTCGAGGAGAGAACACCCCCAGTGTTTTCCTTCCAGTCCTCCACCCCACTCCCCGTTAAGTCACGGGCACATTCCCAGCGCTATTGTTCTTCCAAACGCCACCCACGACTATAACACGTCATTTTCAAACTCTAATGCTCACAAAGCCGAAAAGAAGCTTCAGAACATCGACCACCCTCTTACAAAGTCCGGTAAGAGGGAGCACCGGCGTTCTGTGGATTCCAGAAACACCCTTAACGACCTCCTGAAGCATCTGAATGACCCAAACAGTAACCCCAAAGCCATCATGGGAGAGATCCATATGGCGCATCAGACCCTCATGCTGGACCCCGTAGGACCTATGTCTGAAGTCCCACCCAAGGTCCCTAACCGGGAGGCGTCTCTGTACTCCCCTCCCTCAACACTCCCCAGAAATAGTCCAACCAAGAGAGTCGATGTCCCTACCACTCCCGGGGTCCCAATGACATCTCTGGAAAGACAAAGGGGTTATCATAAAAATTCCTCCCAGAGGCACTCTATATCAGCCGTGCCTAAAAACTTAAACTCACCAAATGGTGTTTTGTTATCCAGACAGCCGAGTATGAACCGTGGAGGGTATATGCCTACTCCCACGGGGGCGAAGGTGGACTACATTCAGGGGACACCCGTGAGTGTCCACCTGCAGCCTTCCCTCTCCAGACAGAGCAGCTATACCAGTAATGGCACCCTACCCAGGACGGGACTAAAGAGGACACCATCCTTAAAACCTGATGTGCCACCAAAGCCTTCCTTTGTTCCTCAAACCACATCGGTCAGACCACTGAACAAATACACTTACTAG
- the Sema6d gene encoding semaphorin-6D isoform X1 yields MRFFLLWFCVLYRLASRLRAISFPEDDEPLNTVDYHYSRQYPVFRGRPSGNESQHRLDFQLMLKIRDTLYIAGRDQVYTVNLNEIPKTEVIPSKKLTWRSRQQDRENCAMKGKHKDECHNFIKVFVPRNDEMVFVCGTNAFNPMCRYYRLNTLEYDGEEISGLARCPFDARQTNVALFADGKLYSATVADFLASDAVIYRSMGDGSALRTIKYDSKWIKEPHFLHAIEYGNYVYFFFREIAVEHNSLGKAVYSRVARICKNDMGGSQRVLEKHWTSFLKARLNCSVPGDSFFYFDVLQSITDIIQINGVPTVIGVFTTQLNSIPGSAVCAFSMDDIEKVFKGRFKEQKTPDSVWTAVPEDKVPKPRPGCCAKHGLAEAYKTSIDFPDETLSFIKSHPLMDSAVPPIADEPWFTKTRVRYRLTAIEVDRAAGPYQNYTVIFVGSEAGVVLKVLAKTSPFSLNDSVLLEEIEAYNQVKCSAESEEDRKVVSLQLDKDHHALYVAFSSCVVRIPLSRCERYGACKKSCIASRDPYCGWLSQGVCERVTIGMLLLTEDFFAFHNHSAGGYEQDMEYGNTAHLGDCHESLPTSTTPDYQIFGGPTSDMEVSSSSVATVASSPEITSKVVDTWRPKLTSSRKFVVQDGPYTSDFTDTISGIPKGVRWEVQSGDSNQMVHMNVLITCVFAAFVLGAFIAGVAVYCYRDMFVRKNRKIHKDAESAQSCTDSSGSFAKLNGLFDSPVKEYQQNIDSPKLYSNLLTSRKELPPNADTKSMVMEHRGQPPELAALPTPESTPVLHQKTLQAMKSHSDKAHGHSASRREHPQCFPSSPPPHSPLSHGHIPSAIVLPNATHDYNTSFSNSNAHKAEKKLQNIDHPLTKSGKREHRRSVDSRNTLNDLLKHLNDPNSNPKAIMGEIHMAHQTLMLDPVGPMSEVPPKVPNREASLYSPPSTLPRNSPTKRVDVPTTPGVPMTSLERQRGYHKNSSQRHSISAVPKNLNSPNGVLLSRQPSMNRGGYMPTPTGAKVDYIQGTPVSVHLQPSLSRQSSYTSNGTLPRTGLKRTPSLKPDVPPKPSFVPQTTSVRPLNKYTY; encoded by the exons ATGAGGTTCTTTCTGCTATGGTTCTGCGTGTTGTACCGTCTGGCCTCCAGGTTACGGGCGATCAGCTTCCCTGAAGACGACGAGCCTCTTAACACTGTCGATTATCACT ATTCAAGGCAATATCCGGTTTTTAGAGGACGCCCTTCAGGCAACGAATCGCAGCATAGGCTGGACTTTCAGCTGATGTTGAAAATTCGAGACACACTTTATATTGCTGGCAG AGATCAAGTCTATACAGTGAACTTAAATGAAATCCCCAAAACAGAGGTCATACCAAGCAAG AAGCTGACGTGGAGGTCCAGACAACAGGATCGAGAAAACTGCGCTATGAAAGGCAAGCATAAA GATGAGTGCCACAACTTCATCAAAGTCTTTGTCCCAAGAAACGATGAGATGGTTTTTGTCTGTGGTACCAATGCTTTCAACCCGATGTGTAGATACTATAGG TTGAATACCTTAGAGTATGATGGGGAAGAAATTAGCGGCCTGGCACGATGCCCATTTGATGCCAGACAAACCAATGTTGCCCTTTTTGCTG ATGGGAAGCTGTATTCTGCCACAGTGGCTGACTTCCTGGCCAGTGATGCTGTGATTTACAGAAGCATGGGAGATGGGTCTGCCCTTCGCACAATAAAATAtgattccaaatggatcaaag AACCACACTTTCTTCATGCCATCGAATATGGAAACTATGTCTATTTCTTCTTCCGAGAAATCGCTGTGGAACACAACAGCTTGGGCAAG GCTGTGTACTCCCGCGTGGCTCGCATTTGTAAGAACGACATGGGTGGCTCACAGCGGGTCCTGGAGAAACATTGGACTTCCTTCCTGAAGGCTCGGCTTAACTGCTCTGTCCCCGGAgattcctttttctattttgacGTCCTGCAGTCCATCACAGACATAATACAAATCAATGGCGTCCCCACCGTGATTGGGGTCTTCACCACGCAGCTCAACAG cATTCCTGGCTCTGCAGTCTGTGCCTTCAGCATGGACGACATTGAGAAAGTGTTCAAAGGGCGATTCAAAGAACAGAAAACCCCTGACTCTGTTTGGACAGCAGTCCCCGAAGACAAAGTACCAAAACCAAG GCCTGGCTGTTGTGCCAAACACGGCCTCGCGGAAGCTTACAAAACCTCCATCGACTTCccagatgagaccctgtctttcaTCAAATCCCATCCCCTGATGGACTCTGCTGTTCCGCCCATCGCTGATGAGCCCTGGTTCACAAAGACACGGGTCAG GTACAGGTTGACGGCCATCGAAGTGGACCGTGCAGCAGGACCCTACCAAAACTACACGGTCATCTTTGTTGGCTCTGAAGCTGGTGTGGTGCTTAAAGTACTGGCGAAGACCAGTCCCTTCTCTTTGAATGACAGTGTATTGCTTGAAGAGATTGAAGCATACAACCAAGTCAA GTGCAGCGCCGAGAGCGAGGAGGACAGGAAGGTCGTCTCGTTACAGTTGGACAAAGATCACCATGCTTTATACGTGGCCTTCTCCAGCTGCGTCGTGCGCATCCCCCTCAGCCGCTGTGAGCGCTATGGAGCCTGTAAAAA GTCCTGCATTGCCTCACGGGACCCGTACTGTGGCTGGTTAAGCCAGGGTGTTTGTGAGAGAGTGACCATAGGAATGCT GCTGTTAACTGAAGACTTCTTTGCTTTCCATAACCACAGCGCTGGAGGATATGAACAAGACATGGAATACGGCAACACGGCCCACCTAGGGGACTGCCACG AAAGTTTGCCTACTTCAACTACACCAGATTACCAAATATTTGGCGGTCCAACAtctg ACATGGAGGTATCTTCATCTTCTGTTGCCACTGTGGCAAGTAGCCCAGAAATTACATCTAAAGTGGTTGATACCTGGAGACCTAAACTGACGAGCTCCCGGAAATTTGTAGTTCAAGATGGCCCATATACTTCTGATTTTACTGATACTATATCAGGTATCCCAAAGG GTGTTCGGTGGGAAGTCCAATCTGGAGACTCCAACCAGATGGTCCATATGAATGTCCTCATCACCTGTGTGTTTGCCGCTTTCGTCCTGGGTGCGTTCATTGCAGGCGTCGCTGTATACTGCTACCGTGACATGTTTGTTCGCAAGAACAGAAAGATCCATAAAGACGCCGAATCGGCCCAGTCATGCACCGACTCCAGTGGAAGCTTTGCCAAGTTGAATGGCCTCTTTGACAGTCCTGTCAAGGAATACCAACAGAACATTGATTCTCCTAAACTCTATAGTAACCTGCTGACCAGTCGGAAGGAGCTGCCACCCAACGCGGATACAAAATCCATGGTCATGGAGCATCGAGGCCAGCCTCCAGAGCTGGCTGCTCTCCCCACACCCGAGTCCACTCCTGTGCTCCACCAGAAGACCCTGCAGGCCATGAAGAGCCACTCCGACAAGGCCCATGGCCACAGTGCTTCGAGGAGAGAACACCCCCAGTGTTTTCCTTCCAGTCCTCCACCCCACTCCCCGTTAAGTCACGGGCACATTCCCAGCGCTATTGTTCTTCCAAACGCCACCCACGACTATAACACGTCATTTTCAAACTCTAATGCTCACAAAGCCGAAAAGAAGCTTCAGAACATCGACCACCCTCTTACAAAGTCCGGTAAGAGGGAGCACCGGCGTTCTGTGGATTCCAGAAACACCCTTAACGACCTCCTGAAGCATCTGAATGACCCAAACAGTAACCCCAAAGCCATCATGGGAGAGATCCATATGGCGCATCAGACCCTCATGCTGGACCCCGTAGGACCTATGTCTGAAGTCCCACCCAAGGTCCCTAACCGGGAGGCGTCTCTGTACTCCCCTCCCTCAACACTCCCCAGAAATAGTCCAACCAAGAGAGTCGATGTCCCTACCACTCCCGGGGTCCCAATGACATCTCTGGAAAGACAAAGGGGTTATCATAAAAATTCCTCCCAGAGGCACTCTATATCAGCCGTGCCTAAAAACTTAAACTCACCAAATGGTGTTTTGTTATCCAGACAGCCGAGTATGAACCGTGGAGGGTATATGCCTACTCCCACGGGGGCGAAGGTGGACTACATTCAGGGGACACCCGTGAGTGTCCACCTGCAGCCTTCCCTCTCCAGACAGAGCAGCTATACCAGTAATGGCACCCTACCCAGGACGGGACTAAAGAGGACACCATCCTTAAAACCTGATGTGCCACCAAAGCCTTCCTTTGTTCCTCAAACCACATCGGTCAGACCACTGAACAAATACACTTACTAG
- the Sema6d gene encoding semaphorin-6D isoform X11, translating to MRFFLLWFCVLYRLASRLRAISFPEDDEPLNTVDYHYSRQYPVFRGRPSGNESQHRLDFQLMLKIRDTLYIAGRDQVYTVNLNEIPKTEVIPSKKLTWRSRQQDRENCAMKGKHKDECHNFIKVFVPRNDEMVFVCGTNAFNPMCRYYRLNTLEYDGEEISGLARCPFDARQTNVALFADGKLYSATVADFLASDAVIYRSMGDGSALRTIKYDSKWIKEPHFLHAIEYGNYVYFFFREIAVEHNSLGKAVYSRVARICKNDMGGSQRVLEKHWTSFLKARLNCSVPGDSFFYFDVLQSITDIIQINGVPTVIGVFTTQLNSIPGSAVCAFSMDDIEKVFKGRFKEQKTPDSVWTAVPEDKVPKPRPGCCAKHGLAEAYKTSIDFPDETLSFIKSHPLMDSAVPPIADEPWFTKTRVRYRLTAIEVDRAAGPYQNYTVIFVGSEAGVVLKVLAKTSPFSLNDSVLLEEIEAYNQVKCSAESEEDRKVVSLQLDKDHHALYVAFSSCVVRIPLSRCERYGACKKSCIASRDPYCGWLSQGVCERVTIGMLAGGYEQDMEYGNTAHLGDCHGVRWEVQSGDSNQMVHMNVLITCVFAAFVLGAFIAGVAVYCYRDMFVRKNRKIHKDAESAQSCTDSSGSFAKLNGLFDSPVKEYQQNIDSPKLYSNLLTSRKELPPNADTKSMVMEHRGQPPELAALPTPESTPVLHQKTLQAMKSHSDKAHGHSASRREHPQCFPSSPPPHSPLSHGHIPSAIVLPNATHDYNTSFSNSNAHKAEKKLQNIDHPLTKSGKREHRRSVDSRNTLNDLLKHLNDPNSNPKAIMGEIHMAHQTLMLDPVGPMSEVPPKVPNREASLYSPPSTLPRNSPTKRVDVPTTPGVPMTSLERQRGYHKNSSQRHSISAVPKNLNSPNGVLLSRQPSMNRGGYMPTPTGAKVDYIQGTPVSVHLQPSLSRQSSYTSNGTLPRTGLKRTPSLKPDVPPKPSFVPQTTSVRPLNKYTY from the exons ATGAGGTTCTTTCTGCTATGGTTCTGCGTGTTGTACCGTCTGGCCTCCAGGTTACGGGCGATCAGCTTCCCTGAAGACGACGAGCCTCTTAACACTGTCGATTATCACT ATTCAAGGCAATATCCGGTTTTTAGAGGACGCCCTTCAGGCAACGAATCGCAGCATAGGCTGGACTTTCAGCTGATGTTGAAAATTCGAGACACACTTTATATTGCTGGCAG AGATCAAGTCTATACAGTGAACTTAAATGAAATCCCCAAAACAGAGGTCATACCAAGCAAG AAGCTGACGTGGAGGTCCAGACAACAGGATCGAGAAAACTGCGCTATGAAAGGCAAGCATAAA GATGAGTGCCACAACTTCATCAAAGTCTTTGTCCCAAGAAACGATGAGATGGTTTTTGTCTGTGGTACCAATGCTTTCAACCCGATGTGTAGATACTATAGG TTGAATACCTTAGAGTATGATGGGGAAGAAATTAGCGGCCTGGCACGATGCCCATTTGATGCCAGACAAACCAATGTTGCCCTTTTTGCTG ATGGGAAGCTGTATTCTGCCACAGTGGCTGACTTCCTGGCCAGTGATGCTGTGATTTACAGAAGCATGGGAGATGGGTCTGCCCTTCGCACAATAAAATAtgattccaaatggatcaaag AACCACACTTTCTTCATGCCATCGAATATGGAAACTATGTCTATTTCTTCTTCCGAGAAATCGCTGTGGAACACAACAGCTTGGGCAAG GCTGTGTACTCCCGCGTGGCTCGCATTTGTAAGAACGACATGGGTGGCTCACAGCGGGTCCTGGAGAAACATTGGACTTCCTTCCTGAAGGCTCGGCTTAACTGCTCTGTCCCCGGAgattcctttttctattttgacGTCCTGCAGTCCATCACAGACATAATACAAATCAATGGCGTCCCCACCGTGATTGGGGTCTTCACCACGCAGCTCAACAG cATTCCTGGCTCTGCAGTCTGTGCCTTCAGCATGGACGACATTGAGAAAGTGTTCAAAGGGCGATTCAAAGAACAGAAAACCCCTGACTCTGTTTGGACAGCAGTCCCCGAAGACAAAGTACCAAAACCAAG GCCTGGCTGTTGTGCCAAACACGGCCTCGCGGAAGCTTACAAAACCTCCATCGACTTCccagatgagaccctgtctttcaTCAAATCCCATCCCCTGATGGACTCTGCTGTTCCGCCCATCGCTGATGAGCCCTGGTTCACAAAGACACGGGTCAG GTACAGGTTGACGGCCATCGAAGTGGACCGTGCAGCAGGACCCTACCAAAACTACACGGTCATCTTTGTTGGCTCTGAAGCTGGTGTGGTGCTTAAAGTACTGGCGAAGACCAGTCCCTTCTCTTTGAATGACAGTGTATTGCTTGAAGAGATTGAAGCATACAACCAAGTCAA GTGCAGCGCCGAGAGCGAGGAGGACAGGAAGGTCGTCTCGTTACAGTTGGACAAAGATCACCATGCTTTATACGTGGCCTTCTCCAGCTGCGTCGTGCGCATCCCCCTCAGCCGCTGTGAGCGCTATGGAGCCTGTAAAAA GTCCTGCATTGCCTCACGGGACCCGTACTGTGGCTGGTTAAGCCAGGGTGTTTGTGAGAGAGTGACCATAGGAATGCT CGCTGGAGGATATGAACAAGACATGGAATACGGCAACACGGCCCACCTAGGGGACTGCCACG GTGTTCGGTGGGAAGTCCAATCTGGAGACTCCAACCAGATGGTCCATATGAATGTCCTCATCACCTGTGTGTTTGCCGCTTTCGTCCTGGGTGCGTTCATTGCAGGCGTCGCTGTATACTGCTACCGTGACATGTTTGTTCGCAAGAACAGAAAGATCCATAAAGACGCCGAATCGGCCCAGTCATGCACCGACTCCAGTGGAAGCTTTGCCAAGTTGAATGGCCTCTTTGACAGTCCTGTCAAGGAATACCAACAGAACATTGATTCTCCTAAACTCTATAGTAACCTGCTGACCAGTCGGAAGGAGCTGCCACCCAACGCGGATACAAAATCCATGGTCATGGAGCATCGAGGCCAGCCTCCAGAGCTGGCTGCTCTCCCCACACCCGAGTCCACTCCTGTGCTCCACCAGAAGACCCTGCAGGCCATGAAGAGCCACTCCGACAAGGCCCATGGCCACAGTGCTTCGAGGAGAGAACACCCCCAGTGTTTTCCTTCCAGTCCTCCACCCCACTCCCCGTTAAGTCACGGGCACATTCCCAGCGCTATTGTTCTTCCAAACGCCACCCACGACTATAACACGTCATTTTCAAACTCTAATGCTCACAAAGCCGAAAAGAAGCTTCAGAACATCGACCACCCTCTTACAAAGTCCGGTAAGAGGGAGCACCGGCGTTCTGTGGATTCCAGAAACACCCTTAACGACCTCCTGAAGCATCTGAATGACCCAAACAGTAACCCCAAAGCCATCATGGGAGAGATCCATATGGCGCATCAGACCCTCATGCTGGACCCCGTAGGACCTATGTCTGAAGTCCCACCCAAGGTCCCTAACCGGGAGGCGTCTCTGTACTCCCCTCCCTCAACACTCCCCAGAAATAGTCCAACCAAGAGAGTCGATGTCCCTACCACTCCCGGGGTCCCAATGACATCTCTGGAAAGACAAAGGGGTTATCATAAAAATTCCTCCCAGAGGCACTCTATATCAGCCGTGCCTAAAAACTTAAACTCACCAAATGGTGTTTTGTTATCCAGACAGCCGAGTATGAACCGTGGAGGGTATATGCCTACTCCCACGGGGGCGAAGGTGGACTACATTCAGGGGACACCCGTGAGTGTCCACCTGCAGCCTTCCCTCTCCAGACAGAGCAGCTATACCAGTAATGGCACCCTACCCAGGACGGGACTAAAGAGGACACCATCCTTAAAACCTGATGTGCCACCAAAGCCTTCCTTTGTTCCTCAAACCACATCGGTCAGACCACTGAACAAATACACTTACTAG